A single genomic interval of Adhaeribacter pallidiroseus harbors:
- a CDS encoding dicarboxylate/amino acid:cation symporter, which translates to MPQLFRNLTFQVLLAIGLGILTGIFFPETAAQLRPISELFINLIKMVIAPIIFLTIVLGIGNMGNLKKVGRVGGKALLYFEVVTTFALIIGVVAANFLQPGASINLAALAKGDISTYTKQAAEINWVEYFMHIIPSSVVDAFAKGDILQVLFFSVLFGVALTKVGEAGPAIIAVFEKLAAIFFRILAIIMKLAPLGAFGGMAFTIGKYGVATLLPLGKLMLTVYVTMFLFIFVVLNLIMAYFKVSLWQYLKFIKEELLLVLGTSSSESALPQLMRKLERMGCSKPVVGLVVPTGYSFNLDGTSIYLSIAVIFLAQVFNINLTFAQEATIIAILMLTSKGAAGITGSGFIVLASTITATKIIPVEGLALLLGVDRFMSEARAITNIIGNGVATIVIAKSENEFNAAKQQLAFSGIITEEEVLV; encoded by the coding sequence ATGCCGCAGCTTTTCCGGAATCTCACGTTTCAGGTTTTACTTGCCATTGGTTTAGGAATTCTTACCGGCATATTTTTCCCGGAAACGGCGGCCCAACTCCGGCCCATCAGCGAGCTGTTCATTAATCTAATTAAAATGGTTATTGCGCCCATTATCTTTTTAACCATTGTTTTGGGTATTGGCAACATGGGAAATTTAAAAAAAGTGGGCCGGGTAGGTGGTAAAGCGCTGCTGTATTTTGAAGTGGTAACTACGTTCGCTTTAATTATTGGGGTAGTGGCGGCTAATTTCTTGCAACCGGGAGCTAGTATTAACCTGGCGGCTCTGGCAAAAGGCGATATCAGCACCTACACCAAACAAGCTGCTGAAATTAACTGGGTAGAATATTTCATGCATATTATTCCGTCTAGCGTGGTCGATGCTTTTGCCAAAGGCGATATTCTGCAAGTACTCTTTTTTTCGGTGTTGTTTGGGGTGGCCTTAACCAAAGTGGGCGAAGCGGGGCCTGCTATTATTGCAGTTTTTGAAAAACTAGCGGCTATTTTCTTTCGAATTCTGGCCATTATCATGAAACTGGCTCCCCTCGGGGCGTTCGGAGGCATGGCTTTTACCATTGGTAAATACGGCGTAGCTACCTTGCTGCCTTTGGGCAAACTGATGCTTACCGTTTACGTTACCATGTTCTTGTTCATTTTTGTGGTTTTAAATCTTATTATGGCTTATTTCAAAGTAAGTTTATGGCAATATTTAAAATTTATTAAAGAAGAACTGCTGCTGGTACTGGGCACCTCTTCCTCCGAGTCGGCACTACCGCAACTCATGCGCAAATTGGAACGAATGGGCTGTTCCAAACCGGTAGTGGGTTTAGTAGTACCTACAGGCTATTCTTTTAACCTCGATGGCACCAGTATTTATTTGAGCATTGCCGTTATTTTTCTGGCCCAGGTTTTTAACATTAACCTTACTTTCGCCCAGGAGGCCACTATTATTGCCATTCTGATGCTTACTTCCAAAGGGGCCGCTGGCATTACCGGGAGTGGTTTTATTGTGCTGGCCTCTACTATTACCGCCACCAAAATTATTCCCGTCGAAGGGCTGGCTTTGCTGCTCGGCGTAGATCGGTTTATGTCTGAAGCCCGTGCCATTACCAACATTATCGGCAACGGAGTGGCTACTATTGTTATTGCCAAAAGCGAAAACGAATTTAATGCCGCCAAGCAGCAACTAGCATTTTCCGGAATAATAACCGAAGAGGAGGTGCTCGTTTAA
- a CDS encoding IS5 family transposase, translating into MPKKKLKFTRQHFCALTTAQRQVIKEIIDNGRKRKHNLLEVVQAILRITRTGLQWRNLEGAYPPWPVVYYYFRKWQADGTWAQVLTALVRKERQRQKREEQASAVAVDSQSVKKASFISLETGIDGGKNVNGRKRHLAVDTLGLPLALHVSSAQEHDGQAGVELLWQLEQASNRLTLIRADQAYSGYFKDCAQLYEWSVEITQKPESQRGFVPQKGRWQVERSFAWLNFFRRLSKDYEKTTASSLCFLQLAFIDMLLARVPN; encoded by the coding sequence ATGCCGAAGAAGAAACTAAAGTTTACCCGTCAGCACTTCTGTGCGTTGACTACTGCCCAAAGGCAAGTTATAAAAGAAATTATTGACAATGGCCGGAAACGTAAACATAATTTGTTGGAGGTAGTGCAAGCCATTCTACGGATTACCCGTACTGGCCTGCAATGGCGGAACTTGGAAGGAGCTTATCCGCCCTGGCCAGTAGTGTATTACTACTTTCGCAAGTGGCAAGCCGATGGTACTTGGGCCCAAGTGTTAACCGCCTTGGTGAGAAAGGAGCGCCAAAGGCAAAAACGAGAGGAGCAAGCCTCGGCCGTGGCCGTGGATAGTCAGAGCGTGAAGAAAGCCAGTTTTATTTCCCTGGAAACAGGGATAGATGGCGGTAAAAACGTGAATGGGCGCAAACGGCATCTAGCCGTGGACACGTTGGGCTTACCGCTGGCCCTACATGTTTCTTCGGCCCAAGAGCACGATGGGCAAGCAGGGGTGGAACTGCTCTGGCAGCTGGAGCAAGCTTCTAATCGGCTCACCTTGATTCGAGCTGACCAAGCTTATAGCGGCTACTTTAAAGACTGTGCCCAGCTTTATGAGTGGTCAGTAGAGATCACGCAAAAGCCGGAAAGTCAAAGGGGATTTGTGCCCCAGAAAGGCAGATGGCAGGTAGAAAGAAGTTTCGCTTGGTTAAACTTCTTTCGCCGTTTGAGCAAGGATTATGAGAAAACTACCGCTTCTTCCCTCTGCTTTCTGCAGCTGGCTTTTATTGATATGCTTTTGGCAAGAGTACCTAACTAA
- a CDS encoding vanadium-dependent haloperoxidase: MKSTFTSLFVFILLLAVGGCQKKTDAATLANPDVMHTSVRKLTDVMVHDVFSPPVASRVYAYANIAAYEALVPGYPNYQSLAGQLKNLKNLPKPDPGQAYCYPLASLRAFLTVGRTLTFSGDLVDEFEPQVYQKYKDAGLDEEVYNRSMAFGDSIGKKIMEWADQDGYRETRGRRYTVVNNPGKWQPTPPAYMDAIEPFWFKIRPFVLDSCSQFKPAVPSTFDVRKESDFYKEVMQVYETGNALTTEQKVIASFWDCNPFVMHNTGHVMYATKKISPGGHWINIAAVASKKAKADFMKSVETYALVSIALADGFISCWDEKYRSARIRPETVINNHIDKDWAPLLQTPPFPEYPSGHSVISTAAAVTLTSLYGDKFAYSDSTEVAFGLAPRQFTSFNQAAEEAAISRLYGGIHYMPAITNGQTEGQQVGDFVISKIKTRKSAKKPAQVAQVK, from the coding sequence ATGAAGAGTACGTTTACTTCTCTTTTTGTTTTTATTCTTTTACTGGCTGTTGGGGGCTGTCAGAAGAAAACGGATGCAGCTACGCTGGCTAATCCGGATGTCATGCATACCTCCGTCCGCAAACTGACGGATGTAATGGTGCACGATGTTTTTTCGCCACCGGTAGCCAGTAGGGTGTACGCTTACGCCAATATTGCGGCTTACGAAGCCTTAGTACCCGGTTATCCCAACTACCAATCGTTAGCCGGGCAGTTGAAAAATTTAAAAAATTTGCCAAAACCTGATCCAGGTCAGGCATATTGTTACCCCTTAGCGAGTTTACGCGCTTTTTTAACCGTAGGTCGTACACTTACTTTCTCCGGCGACCTGGTAGATGAATTTGAACCGCAGGTATACCAAAAGTACAAAGATGCCGGCCTGGACGAAGAAGTATACAACCGGTCGATGGCTTTCGGCGATTCGATTGGTAAAAAAATTATGGAATGGGCTGATCAGGATGGATACCGCGAGACCCGTGGTCGCCGCTACACTGTGGTAAATAACCCCGGTAAATGGCAACCTACCCCACCGGCCTACATGGATGCCATCGAACCGTTTTGGTTTAAGATCCGGCCGTTTGTCTTGGATTCATGCAGCCAGTTTAAACCCGCGGTACCCAGTACATTTGATGTAAGAAAAGAAAGTGATTTTTACAAAGAAGTAATGCAGGTGTACGAAACCGGCAATGCTTTAACCACCGAACAAAAAGTTATTGCTTCTTTTTGGGATTGCAACCCATTTGTGATGCACAATACCGGGCACGTAATGTACGCTACCAAAAAAATCAGTCCGGGGGGGCATTGGATAAACATTGCGGCGGTTGCTTCTAAAAAAGCAAAAGCCGATTTTATGAAATCCGTAGAAACGTATGCCTTGGTTTCTATTGCGCTGGCGGATGGTTTTATTTCCTGCTGGGATGAAAAATACCGGAGTGCCCGCATCCGGCCCGAAACGGTAATTAATAACCACATCGATAAAGATTGGGCGCCTTTGCTACAAACGCCGCCTTTCCCGGAGTATCCCAGCGGACATAGTGTTATTTCTACCGCGGCGGCCGTTACTCTTACTTCTTTGTACGGCGATAAATTTGCTTATAGCGATTCTACGGAAGTAGCTTTTGGCTTAGCGCCCCGTCAGTTTACTTCTTTTAACCAAGCTGCGGAAGAAGCGGCTATTAGCCGTTTATACGGCGGCATCCATTACATGCCAGCTATTACCAATGGACAAACCGAAGGCCAGCAGGTAGGTGACTTTGTAATAAGCAAAATTAAAACCCGGAAATCTGCTAAAAAGCCGGCTCAAGTAGCGCAGGTAAAATAA